The following proteins are co-located in the Bradysia coprophila strain Holo2 chromosome X unlocalized genomic scaffold, BU_Bcop_v1 contig_130, whole genome shotgun sequence genome:
- the LOC119067860 gene encoding tyrosine-protein kinase Fer isoform X4: protein MSSCSSSWSDVQNVQLRPEPPIRKKRVKSLLMTLATNRPLYEEEWFHGVLPREEVVRLLKNEGDFLVRETIRNEESQIVLSVCWNGHKHFIVQITADGHYRFEGPAFPSIQELIMHQHQSEAPVTGRSGAVLKKPVLRERWELSNDDVILQDKIGRGNFGDVYKARLKSSKKQVAVKTCRMTLPEEQKRKFLQEGRILKQYDHPNIVKLIGICVQKQPIMIVMELVPGGSLLNYLRKNATTLNTKQLMSMCRDAASGMRYLESKNCIHRDLAARNCLIGYENIVKISDFGMSREEEEYIVSDGMKQIPIKWTAPEALNFGKYTSLCDVWSYGILMWEIFTGGDTPYTGMSNSRARERIDSGYRMPAPDNTPQEMHRLMLKCWSYEPEARPHFEEIYNVVEALLAREM from the exons ATGAGCTCTTGTTCGTCGAGTTGGTCGGACGTACAAAATGTACAACTACGACCTGAGCCACCGATTCGAAAAAAGCGAGTCAAATCGTTGCTG ATGACTCTTGCCACAAATCGTCCGCTCTACGAAGAAGAATGGTTCCATGGTGTTCTGCCGCGCGAAGAAGTTGTGCGACTGTTAAAGAACGAAGGCGATTTTTTGGTGCGAGAAACAATACGGAACGAAGAAAGTCAAATAGTATTAAGCGTTTGCTGGAATGGCCATAAGCATTTCATTGTGCAAATCACAGCCGATGGGCATTATCGCTTCGAAGGTCCCGCTTTTCCCAGTATTCAAGAGCTAATTATGCATCAACATCAATCCGAAGCACCGGTGACCGGTCGATCCGGTGCTGTATTAAAGAAACCGGTACTTCGCGAACGATGGGAATTGAGTAATGACGATGTGATACTACAAGATAAGATTGGACGA gGAAATTTTGGTGATGTGTACAAGGCTCGATTAAAATCGTCGAAGAAACAGGTTGCCGTAAAAACGTGTCGAATGACTCTGCCTGAagaacaaaaacgaaaattcctTCAGGAGGGACGAATTTTAAAACAGTACGATCATCCGAACATTGTTAAATTGATTGGCATTTGCGTCCAGAAGCAGCCCATTATGATTGTCATGGAGCTGGTACCTGGCGGATCCTTGTTAAATTATCTACGAAAAAATGCTACCACATTGAACACCAAACAGTTGATGAGTATGTGCCGGGATGCTGCATCTG GTATGCGATACTTGGAATCGAAAAATTGCATCCATCGTGACTTGGCTGCGCGCAATTGTCTGATTGGCTACGAGAATATTGTTAAAATATCAGACTTTGGCATGTCTCGTGAGGAGGAAGAGTATATag TATCTGATGGCATGAAACAAATTCCAATCAAATGGACTGCGCCGGAAGCCTTGAATTTCGGAAAATACACATCACTTTGTGACGTTTGGTCGTACGGGATATTGATGTGGGAAATATTTACAG GAGGCGATACACCGTATACGGGAATGAGTAATTCAAGAGCAAGGGAGCGAATTGATTCAG GTTATCGGATGCCAGCACCGGACAATACTCCACAAGAAATGCATAGGCTTATGTTGAAATGCTGGTCATACGAGCCGGAAGCAAGACCACATTTCGAGGAAATTTACAATGTTGTTGAGGCTCTATTGGCACGGGAGATGTAA